In one window of Synechococcus sp. M16CYN DNA:
- a CDS encoding DUF565 domain-containing protein, with protein MRRFQTTRLQSQWGDVVDRFDCWAQNPWRRLSLLVIALFSGFLLGSATTSVAGVLSQMDPVAALIVVLGSELTMRRIRKRKSQWMLLEHLLNLSRIGFLYGLFLEAFKLI; from the coding sequence GTGCGACGATTCCAGACCACTCGATTACAAAGCCAATGGGGCGATGTGGTTGACCGTTTTGACTGTTGGGCTCAAAATCCATGGAGACGGCTGTCGTTATTGGTCATTGCCTTATTCAGCGGCTTCTTACTAGGCAGTGCTACGACGTCTGTAGCAGGTGTTCTTTCTCAGATGGATCCAGTTGCTGCACTTATTGTGGTTCTAGGAAGCGAGCTCACCATGCGGCGCATCCGTAAAAGAAAATCGCAATGGATGTTGCTAGAACACTTGTTAAACCTCAGTAGGATTGGATTCCTTTATGGACTATTTCTTGAGGCGTTCAAACTAATTTAG
- a CDS encoding DUF2555 domain-containing protein, whose amino-acid sequence MATPEQLKSFNEETIAELALRLEEDDYSIPFDSLSDWHLLRALAIHRPELALPYHHLIDQEPFDED is encoded by the coding sequence ATGGCCACGCCAGAACAACTCAAGTCGTTTAATGAAGAAACGATCGCAGAGCTCGCACTCAGATTAGAAGAGGATGACTACTCCATTCCATTTGATAGCCTCTCTGATTGGCATTTGTTACGTGCGCTGGCCATTCACCGTCCGGAGTTAGCACTTCCCTACCACCATCTCATAGACCAAGAACCCTTTGACGAAGACTGA
- the coaBC gene encoding bifunctional phosphopantothenoylcysteine decarboxylase/phosphopantothenate--cysteine ligase CoaBC translates to MTKTDSVLPGAGPLLRRHVLVAASGSIAAVKTPLLVSALIKAGAVVRCLVTPNAEHLVSPIALASLSRHHCYRDSDQWDPSRSRPLHIELAEWAEVVVVAPMSVSSLSRWCQGSANGLLASVLLAIEVPVLVAIAMNTAMWKHPTVQQNWKTVKAFPGVVTLSPTTGLLACDRLGNGRMADPDLIMLAIASLFSRTEAKALADRDWKGKRLLVTAGPTQESIDQARVLTNRSSGRMGVLLAQAAHLRGASVQLIHGPLSVPEAWLEGLDCSPVRTAAEMQEAIAERQPFVEFIAMVAAVTDFCRIEPSSEKLSKTHLSDFLASGWSQVPDLLANLSRQRPVGQILLGFASLTGEDAILIEKGEIKRRVKGCDLLMVNPIDRLGQGFDDQANGGWLLGESWIREMPITSKLSLAHRLLDEMRQLLVSSAVEPGLVELPVVNI, encoded by the coding sequence TTGACGAAGACTGATTCGGTGCTACCAGGAGCAGGGCCTCTATTGAGGCGGCATGTACTTGTGGCAGCTAGCGGCAGCATCGCAGCTGTGAAAACGCCTTTGTTAGTCAGTGCACTGATCAAGGCTGGTGCTGTGGTGCGCTGTTTGGTTACTCCTAATGCGGAGCACCTAGTTAGTCCTATTGCTTTAGCAAGTCTCAGCCGCCATCATTGTTATCGGGATAGCGATCAATGGGATCCATCGAGAAGCCGGCCTTTGCATATTGAGTTGGCTGAATGGGCAGAAGTAGTTGTAGTAGCTCCTATGAGCGTCAGCTCTCTGAGCCGTTGGTGTCAGGGATCGGCTAACGGTTTATTAGCCAGCGTTCTACTGGCGATTGAAGTACCTGTGTTGGTTGCTATAGCGATGAATACAGCCATGTGGAAACACCCGACTGTTCAACAAAACTGGAAGACGGTAAAGGCGTTTCCTGGTGTTGTTACGCTCTCTCCCACAACTGGATTGTTGGCCTGTGATCGTCTTGGTAATGGCCGTATGGCAGATCCAGATTTGATCATGTTGGCCATTGCATCTCTATTCAGTCGCACGGAAGCCAAAGCATTGGCTGATCGTGACTGGAAAGGTAAGCGGCTTTTAGTCACAGCAGGACCCACCCAAGAGTCGATTGATCAGGCTCGTGTTCTTACAAATCGCAGCAGCGGTCGTATGGGTGTGCTCTTGGCACAGGCGGCTCATCTCCGAGGTGCGAGCGTGCAGCTGATCCATGGTCCACTCTCTGTACCGGAAGCATGGTTAGAGGGACTGGATTGTTCCCCGGTACGTACTGCTGCAGAAATGCAGGAGGCTATTGCTGAACGACAGCCATTCGTTGAGTTTATTGCGATGGTAGCGGCTGTGACCGATTTCTGCCGAATTGAACCCTCGTCGGAAAAGTTATCAAAAACTCACTTGTCAGATTTTTTGGCTTCGGGTTGGAGTCAGGTGCCAGATTTGTTAGCGAATTTGTCGCGGCAACGTCCCGTCGGGCAGATATTGCTTGGTTTTGCTAGTCTGACCGGCGAGGATGCGATTTTGATCGAAAAAGGTGAAATTAAACGTCGGGTTAAGGGCTGCGATTTGCTAATGGTTAACCCTATAGATAGGCTGGGTCAGGGCTTTGATGATCAAGCTAATGGTGGTTGGTTGCTAGGGGAGAGCTGGATTCGCGAGATGCCGATTACATCAAAATTATCTCTAGCACATCGACTTCTCGATGAGATGCGCCAACTGCTTGTTAGCTCTGCGGTTGAACCAGGTTTAGTCGAGTTACCAGTGGTTAATATCTAG
- a CDS encoding photosystem II manganese-stabilizing polypeptide: protein MRIRSLLVIVLALCFTFLTTACSGSTVASRGESNVTYDDIRNTGKANDCPTIGDSARGSIPLTIGGKYQLREICMHPVQVYAKEEPKNIRQKAEFVEGKILTRYTSSLDEVYGDLTVTESGLQFQEKGGIDFQPITVLVPGGEEFPFAFSSKSLNANADGTAITTSTDFEGTYRTPSYRTSNFIDPKGRALTTGVQYAQGLIALGGDEKDLEKDNNKRYIDGLGNMSMSITRVDPETGEFVGVFTAIQPSDSDMGGREVVDIKVSGDLYGRLEEV from the coding sequence ATGCGCATCCGTTCCTTGCTGGTCATAGTGCTGGCGTTGTGTTTCACTTTTTTAACCACGGCTTGCAGCGGCAGTACCGTTGCAAGCCGTGGTGAGTCCAATGTGACCTATGATGACATTCGCAACACTGGTAAAGCTAACGATTGCCCTACAATCGGGGACTCAGCACGTGGTTCTATTCCTCTAACCATTGGCGGGAAATATCAGCTTCGCGAAATCTGTATGCATCCTGTACAGGTTTACGCAAAGGAAGAGCCCAAGAATATTCGTCAGAAAGCTGAATTTGTTGAAGGCAAAATTCTGACGCGTTATACGTCTAGCCTTGATGAGGTTTACGGTGACTTAACAGTAACTGAATCCGGTCTTCAGTTTCAAGAGAAAGGTGGGATCGATTTCCAACCGATTACGGTGCTGGTTCCTGGCGGCGAAGAGTTTCCCTTCGCATTTTCTAGTAAGTCTTTGAATGCCAACGCTGATGGTACCGCCATCACCACTAGTACCGATTTTGAAGGAACCTATCGCACTCCAAGTTATCGCACGAGTAATTTCATTGACCCCAAGGGTCGTGCTTTGACCACCGGTGTTCAGTATGCTCAGGGTCTGATTGCACTCGGAGGAGACGAAAAAGATCTTGAGAAGGACAATAACAAGCGATATATTGATGGCCTTGGTAACATGAGTATGTCAATAACCCGGGTAGATCCTGAGACCGGAGAGTTTGTTGGCGTCTTTACAGCGATTCAGCCATCCGATTCTGATATGGGTGGTCGTGAAGTGGTTGACATTAAGGTTAGTGGCGATTTGTATGGACGTTTAGAGGAGGTTTAA
- the sat gene encoding sulfate adenylyltransferase has protein sequence MTASAFTPSQRSGVIAPHGGDLLNLMVPEANRTTVSASATKSLECSDRSACDIELLIIGAFSPLRGFMHQEDYNAVVARNRTVSGHLFGLPIVMDTDQEDVIVGDRLLLNYKGQELAVLDVESKWEPDKVIEAQSCYGTTSLEHPATRMIAMERKRFYLGGTLKGLSLPKRVFPCKTPAEVRAGLPSGEDVVAFQCRNPIHRAHYELLTRALHAPNVSKNAVVLVHPTCGPTQQDDIPGAMRFETYERLAAEVDNDRIHWAYLPYAMHMAGPREALQHMIIRRNYGCTRFIIGRDMAGCKSSLSGSDFYGPYEAQNFAKECAPELAMETVPSLNLVYTDEEGYVTAEYAETHRLHVKKLSGTQFRKMLRSGEEIPEWFAFKSVVKALRAL, from the coding sequence ATGACCGCCAGCGCCTTTACTCCAAGTCAACGGTCAGGGGTAATAGCCCCTCACGGAGGTGACTTGCTAAACCTAATGGTACCTGAGGCTAATCGCACTACAGTTAGTGCCTCAGCTACCAAATCATTGGAGTGCTCTGATCGCAGTGCCTGCGATATCGAACTCTTAATAATAGGCGCTTTTTCCCCGCTCCGTGGCTTTATGCATCAGGAAGACTATAACGCTGTTGTCGCAAGGAATCGTACCGTCTCTGGCCACCTTTTTGGCCTGCCGATCGTGATGGATACAGATCAGGAAGATGTTATCGTAGGTGACAGACTTTTGCTTAACTACAAAGGTCAAGAGCTTGCTGTTCTTGATGTTGAGAGCAAATGGGAACCAGATAAAGTTATTGAGGCACAGAGTTGTTACGGTACTACATCACTCGAGCATCCTGCCACGCGCATGATTGCGATGGAGCGTAAACGCTTTTACTTAGGTGGAACTTTAAAGGGTTTGTCACTACCGAAACGTGTATTTCCATGCAAAACCCCCGCTGAAGTTCGTGCTGGTCTACCAAGCGGTGAAGACGTAGTAGCTTTCCAATGCCGTAATCCCATTCACCGCGCCCACTATGAACTGCTCACCCGTGCGCTTCATGCTCCAAATGTGAGCAAGAACGCAGTGGTGCTAGTTCACCCCACTTGTGGTCCAACACAACAAGATGATATACCAGGGGCTATGCGTTTTGAAACCTATGAACGCTTGGCTGCAGAAGTAGATAATGATCGGATTCACTGGGCTTACCTCCCTTATGCGATGCATATGGCAGGACCCCGGGAGGCATTGCAGCATATGATCATTCGCCGTAATTATGGTTGTACCCGCTTTATCATCGGGCGTGACATGGCGGGCTGTAAATCTTCCCTCAGCGGTAGCGATTTCTATGGGCCCTATGAGGCTCAGAATTTTGCCAAGGAATGCGCGCCAGAGCTTGCCATGGAAACGGTACCATCGTTGAATCTTGTTTACACAGATGAGGAAGGTTATGTCACCGCTGAGTACGCTGAAACTCACCGGCTTCATGTTAAAAAACTGAGCGGTACCCAGTTTCGCAAGATGCTGCGCAGTGGTGAGGAAATCCCTGAGTGGTTTGCTTTTAAGAGTGTTGTTAAAGCTCTCCGCGCCCTATGA
- the ftsH gene encoding ATP-dependent zinc metalloprotease FtsH, translated as MNKRWRNIGLGTLLVVAIVVITPAFFGGSNGSQSQINTIRYSEFVEAVKDDQISRVLIAPDQGTAQVVENDGRRAQVNLAPDRELLSLLTSHNVDIAVQPSRQTPGWQQAAGSLIFPLLLLGGLFFLFRRAQSGSGGNPAMQFGKSKARVQMEPSTQVTFTDVAGIEGAKLELTEVVDFLKNPDRFTAVGAKIPKGVLLVGPPGTGKTLLAKAVAGEAGVPFFSISGSEFVEMFVGVGASRVRDLFEQAKKNSPCIVFIDEIDAVGRQRGAGLGGGNDEREQTLNQLLTEMDGFEGNTGIIIVAATNRPDVLDAALMRPGRFDRQVTVDRPDYLGRLQILGVHARGKTLAKDVDLDKVARRTPGYTGADLANLLNEAAILAARRELTEVSNDEISDAIERVMAGPEKKDRFMSERRARLVAYHEAGHALVGALMPDYDPVQKISIIPRGNAGGLTFFTPSEERMESGLYSRAYLQNQMAVALGGRVAEEIVYGEDEVTTGASNDLQQVASTARQMITRFGMSDVLGPVALGRAQGGMFLGRDIAAERDFSEETAATIDQEVSDLVDVAYKRATKVLVDNRAVLDELASILVEQETVDAEELQELLIKRDVRAAEYV; from the coding sequence GTGAACAAGCGTTGGCGCAACATCGGACTTGGCACCCTGCTGGTAGTTGCCATTGTGGTAATTACACCAGCTTTTTTTGGTGGCAGCAATGGCAGTCAGTCCCAGATCAATACCATTCGGTATAGCGAATTCGTTGAAGCTGTTAAAGACGACCAAATCAGTCGCGTTTTGATTGCTCCAGACCAGGGCACAGCCCAAGTCGTTGAGAATGATGGTCGCCGCGCTCAGGTAAATCTTGCACCTGATCGTGAGCTGCTTAGCCTCCTTACCAGTCATAACGTTGACATTGCTGTTCAACCTTCCCGTCAGACTCCCGGTTGGCAGCAAGCAGCTGGGAGTTTAATTTTTCCGCTACTTCTCCTTGGTGGTTTGTTTTTCCTTTTCCGCCGTGCCCAAAGTGGTAGCGGTGGTAATCCTGCGATGCAGTTCGGTAAGAGCAAAGCACGAGTCCAAATGGAACCTTCCACCCAGGTAACTTTTACAGATGTAGCCGGTATTGAAGGAGCCAAACTGGAGCTAACCGAGGTAGTGGATTTTCTCAAAAATCCTGACCGTTTTACAGCTGTCGGCGCCAAAATCCCGAAAGGAGTTTTGCTAGTAGGTCCTCCGGGAACCGGTAAAACTCTTTTGGCCAAAGCTGTTGCCGGTGAGGCAGGCGTTCCGTTCTTTTCTATCTCTGGTTCAGAATTCGTGGAGATGTTCGTTGGCGTTGGCGCAAGTCGCGTCCGTGATTTGTTTGAACAGGCCAAAAAGAATTCTCCCTGCATTGTGTTCATTGACGAAATCGATGCTGTTGGTCGTCAGCGAGGTGCTGGTCTAGGCGGTGGTAACGACGAACGTGAACAGACTTTGAATCAACTCCTCACCGAGATGGACGGGTTTGAGGGCAACACAGGCATAATCATTGTTGCTGCCACCAACCGGCCTGATGTGCTTGATGCGGCCTTAATGCGTCCAGGTCGTTTCGATCGTCAAGTCACGGTTGACCGTCCTGATTATCTGGGGCGTCTGCAAATTTTGGGAGTTCATGCCCGTGGCAAGACGCTAGCCAAGGATGTTGATTTGGACAAGGTGGCGCGGCGTACACCTGGTTACACCGGTGCAGATCTTGCTAACTTGCTGAATGAAGCAGCAATTCTGGCTGCTCGTCGTGAGCTAACAGAAGTAAGCAACGACGAGATCAGTGACGCCATTGAACGTGTAATGGCAGGCCCCGAGAAGAAAGACCGTTTCATGAGTGAGCGCCGGGCTCGTTTGGTTGCTTACCATGAGGCTGGTCATGCTTTAGTCGGAGCTTTGATGCCTGATTACGACCCCGTTCAGAAGATCTCGATTATTCCTCGTGGCAATGCCGGTGGCCTGACATTCTTTACACCTAGTGAAGAACGCATGGAATCAGGTCTGTACTCCCGTGCCTATCTCCAGAATCAGATGGCAGTTGCCCTTGGTGGCAGGGTTGCTGAAGAGATTGTCTACGGCGAGGACGAAGTTACCACAGGCGCTTCTAACGATCTCCAACAGGTTGCTTCGACGGCTCGTCAAATGATTACCCGTTTCGGTATGAGTGACGTCCTTGGTCCAGTCGCCTTAGGCCGTGCGCAGGGAGGTATGTTTCTTGGACGTGACATTGCTGCTGAACGCGATTTCTCCGAAGAGACAGCTGCAACTATCGATCAAGAAGTTTCTGATCTCGTTGATGTCGCTTATAAACGTGCCACCAAGGTCTTGGTTGATAATCGCGCGGTTCTTGATGAACTCGCCTCGATACTTGTAGAACAAGAAACCGTCGATGCTGAGGAGCTTCAGGAGCTTTTAATCAAGCGTGACGTCCGGGCTGCTGAATACGTCTGA
- a CDS encoding bifunctional 4-hydroxy-2-oxoglutarate aldolase/2-dehydro-3-deoxy-phosphogluconate aldolase: MTSGLLNTSDSYHCTWLARQEALIASLRSQPLLLVVRPAIKDLTGSSNLLIQLHDLHEAGLRHIELAWSSHSGWIPWVKQVRQCCPRFQLAAASITAPMALFDLQTLDFAYAMSPCWDPTLVSLARDQGILLVPGVFSPTEVHQAVSFGCRLVKLFPAITLGISYWNRLAAPLGSLPFVIAAGGLTAHDLSNWLSAGYDAVALGHQTVGSDGVDPKLFTWLTQVSNLA; the protein is encoded by the coding sequence GTGACGTCCGGGCTGCTGAATACGTCTGATTCCTATCATTGTACATGGTTGGCGCGTCAAGAGGCATTAATTGCTTCGCTGCGCAGCCAACCTCTTCTTTTGGTTGTTCGCCCGGCGATAAAAGACCTCACTGGCTCTAGTAATCTTCTGATTCAGCTGCACGATCTTCACGAAGCCGGCCTGCGCCATATCGAACTAGCGTGGAGTTCGCATTCTGGTTGGATCCCTTGGGTCAAACAAGTTAGACAATGCTGTCCGCGTTTTCAATTGGCTGCTGCTTCGATTACAGCACCGATGGCATTATTCGATTTGCAAACCCTTGATTTTGCTTATGCGATGTCTCCCTGCTGGGATCCTACTCTTGTGAGTTTAGCAAGGGATCAGGGAATACTCCTTGTGCCAGGAGTCTTTAGTCCAACTGAGGTACATCAAGCGGTGTCATTTGGGTGTCGACTAGTCAAGCTGTTCCCTGCCATAACTCTCGGTATTTCATATTGGAATAGGCTGGCTGCCCCTTTGGGTTCACTTCCATTCGTAATTGCAGCGGGCGGGTTGACTGCCCATGACTTATCTAATTGGCTCTCTGCAGGTTACGATGCTGTTGCTCTTGGACATCAAACAGTTGGTTCGGACGGAGTTGATCCTAAACTTTTCACCTGGCTAACTCAAGTTTCGAACCTAGCTTAA